Proteins encoded in a region of the bacterium genome:
- a CDS encoding efflux RND transporter periplasmic adaptor subunit gives MKLRVASYSGLILASLLAFAGGGCGEGASKQTGAGGGAGTAVPVEVMVLQPEPLAHTINTTGTLLANEEVELRPEIAGRIIGVHFQEGGRVAKGALLLKINDSDYKAQLQRKESEEKLAASDEARKRALFESKAISQEDYDKSLNALRIVQADKAVIESQIAKTEIRAPFDGVIGLRHVSEGGYVSPNMLAATMQDIDPMKVEFSVPEKYVHKLRDGLEISVRVGESDTEHRGVIYAVESKIDPGTRTIKARARIPNPDGQLIPGSFARIDITLEQIPDAIVIPTGAVIPELAGAKVYVCENGAARSVPVQTGIRTDRSIQITQGLSPNDTLIVTGLLQLSEGRKVAIRQRQAS, from the coding sequence ATGAAGCTTCGCGTTGCATCTTACTCAGGTCTCATTCTTGCCTCGCTGCTGGCCTTTGCTGGCGGCGGTTGCGGCGAAGGCGCTTCGAAGCAGACCGGCGCGGGGGGCGGCGCCGGAACGGCGGTCCCCGTTGAAGTTATGGTGCTCCAGCCCGAGCCGTTGGCCCACACCATCAACACCACCGGCACGCTTTTGGCCAATGAGGAAGTCGAACTCCGACCCGAAATCGCCGGACGCATCATCGGCGTACATTTCCAGGAAGGGGGCCGTGTCGCCAAAGGCGCCCTGCTGCTGAAAATCAACGACAGCGACTACAAGGCCCAGTTGCAGCGCAAGGAATCCGAGGAAAAACTGGCCGCCAGCGACGAGGCCCGTAAACGCGCCCTCTTCGAATCCAAGGCGATCAGCCAGGAAGACTACGACAAGAGTCTCAACGCACTGCGCATCGTCCAGGCCGACAAGGCGGTGATCGAGTCGCAGATCGCCAAGACCGAGATCCGCGCGCCCTTCGACGGCGTCATCGGTCTGCGCCATGTCAGCGAGGGCGGCTATGTCTCGCCCAACATGCTGGCGGCGACGATGCAGGACATCGACCCGATGAAGGTCGAATTCTCCGTGCCGGAAAAGTACGTGCACAAACTGCGCGACGGCCTCGAAATCAGCGTGCGCGTGGGGGAGTCGGACACCGAACATCGCGGCGTGATCTACGCGGTCGAATCGAAGATCGATCCGGGCACGCGCACGATCAAGGCCCGCGCCCGTATCCCCAATCCTGACGGCCAACTGATCCCCGGCTCGTTTGCCCGCATCGATATCACCTTGGAGCAGATTCCCGACGCCATCGTCATCCCGACCGGCGCGGTCATTCCCGAGCTGGCCGGGGCCAAGGTGTATGTCTGCGAGAACGGCGCCGCGCGGTCGGTCCCGGTCCAGACCGGCATCCGCACCGATCGCAGCATCCAGATCACCCAGGGGCTCTCCCCCAACGACACCTTGATCGTCACCGGTCTTCTGCAACTGTCCGAAGGACGCAAAGTCGCCATCCGCCAACGCCAGGCCAGCTAG
- a CDS encoding GIY-YIG nuclease family protein — MFTVYVIRDASGRRYVGQTEDLAHRLEQHNSGESFWTKRGFNWRVVYTEEYPTREQAMTREQWLKTGVGRQFLDRTLGLLGS; from the coding sequence ATGTTCACGGTTTACGTCATCCGTGACGCCTCGGGGCGTCGCTACGTTGGCCAGACGGAAGACTTGGCGCACCGACTCGAGCAGCACAACTCCGGCGAGAGCTTCTGGACGAAGCGTGGGTTCAACTGGCGCGTCGTTTACACGGAGGAATACCCAACTCGAGAACAGGCGATGACCCGCGAACAATGGCTGAAAACAGGAGTCGGTCGGCAGTTTCTTGATCGCACCCTGGGTTTGTTGGGCTCATAA
- a CDS encoding redoxin domain-containing protein encodes MSGVGQPAPKLELATDDGQHVSLSDMRGRPVLVSFLSHAA; translated from the coding sequence ATGAGCGGAGTGGGACAACCGGCGCCGAAACTGGAATTGGCCACGGATGATGGCCAGCATGTCTCGCTTTCGGACATGCGTGGCAGGCCCGTCCTGGTCTCGTTCCTGAGCCATGCGGCGTGA
- a CDS encoding carbonic anhydrase, with translation MSTIVQEVVAANRAYQETFGSKRDLPMPPARRFAVLTCMDARLDPAKFAGLAEGDAHVIRNAGGRASDDAIRSLVISYKLLGTREWFVIHHSDCGMETFTDDVIADLLARSLETATINGGGWVDTGKGPGAPDGRFIKWLTIRNQRESVVEDVARIRRHPLVPPTIAIHGYIYDVRSGALVEVEEATPIGRPTR, from the coding sequence ATGAGCACCATCGTACAGGAAGTGGTGGCGGCCAACCGGGCCTACCAAGAGACATTCGGCAGCAAGCGCGATCTGCCCATGCCGCCGGCGCGGCGGTTTGCGGTTCTGACCTGCATGGACGCGCGTCTCGATCCGGCCAAGTTCGCCGGGCTGGCGGAGGGGGATGCCCATGTCATCCGCAACGCCGGCGGACGTGCCAGCGACGACGCCATCCGTTCGCTGGTCATCTCCTACAAACTGCTGGGCACACGGGAGTGGTTTGTGATCCATCACTCCGACTGCGGGATGGAGACCTTCACCGACGATGTCATCGCCGACCTGCTGGCCCGGAGCCTGGAGACGGCGACGATCAATGGCGGCGGCTGGGTCGACACCGGCAAGGGGCCGGGAGCGCCTGATGGACGATTCATCAAGTGGCTGACGATCCGCAACCAGCGCGAGAGTGTGGTGGAGGATGTCGCGCGTATTCGGCGCCACCCGTTGGTGCCGCCGACGATCGCGATCCACGGCTACATCTACGATGTCCGCAGCGGCGCGCTCGTCGAGGTCGAGGAAGCCACGCCGATCGGCCGGCCAACCAGGTAG
- a CDS encoding transposase, producing the protein MRRPYLLKERAMPILAAEIDRARMTLRFRLLAFVFMPEHVHLVLWPPEGMKLGLVIGGIKARSARRFFAGTGIGPRGGTRVF; encoded by the coding sequence ATGAGGCGTCCCTATCTTCTCAAAGAGCGAGCAATGCCCATCCTCGCCGCGGAGATCGACCGTGCGCGGATGACACTCCGTTTCCGGCTCCTGGCTTTTGTCTTTATGCCGGAGCACGTGCATCTCGTTCTCTGGCCTCCGGAAGGCATGAAACTGGGACTGGTAATCGGCGGGATCAAGGCGCGATCGGCGCGGCGGTTCTTTGCGGGAACCGGGATTGGACCACGCGGAGGGACTCGTGTGTTCTGA